The DNA region GATCGGTGGAACGACCTGGTACGGCGTCCGGTTGCCCAGCGGGGTCGAGGGGTTTGTGAACAGCCGGTACCTCGCTCACCCCAATCAGTGGGACGCCGGCATCAAGGCCTCTCCGTGCACGGCTCAGACGGCCACCGGGTCCGCAACAGCCAGCACTCCCGCAACCGGAGACGCAACGGCGGTGATCGGACTATTCCAATTTCAGACCGCCACCTGCGACAGGTATGTGATCGTCCTCGGAACGACCGATGGAGCAAGCTTTGAGACTGGCGATATTCTCGGTGGGGGCGATGTCGTCGTGACCAGCGGAAAGACGCGGGTTTCGGTCAGTCTTCCACCCGGCGTGGTCGATGTGGTACCCCAAGCGACCAACGCCGATTTCAAGTTGGCGCTCGCCCTGACAGTGGTTCCGGTGGGCCAGCCCGAAAGGCTGGAAGTCCGTTTCCTCCATGAACAGGGCCGGGTAGCCGGCGTCACCGTGCTCTCCAATCCGGCTCGGGTCGTCATCGACGTAGCGGAGACGCCGATCGGTGCCGGCCTCGACTTCCGACCGGTCATAGAGACGGGCAATACCGTCCTCGAACACCCGGTCCACCAATCGGTCGAGAACGTGGGCATCTCCGGCGGCTTCACGGTGGTCGGTTATGCCAGGTGGTTCGAAAGCCAGGGCTATGCCACGGTGCTCACTCGCGACGCGCAAGACCCAACCACCATTACCTGGTCTGGACCATCGTTGGTGGCGAGCGAGGGAGGCTTCGCCTCACTGATGGCGCCCTACCAACCCACCTGGGGCGAATTCATGCTGTCGGCTGCAGTAGCGCCAGGCAGTTACCGGTTATTCATCGGCGACGATTGCATGAACTCGATCGACGACACGGTCCGGCCTTGTGGGGTTACCGAGTCGTTCGAGATCCTGCCCTAGACGCCATCAGAGAGCCAGCTCAGCCAGAGTTCGTAGAGTCGGCAGATCGCCGACAGATACGAGCAGAGTCGACACGTTCGACGCCTTCCAGACATCAAGCCGATCACGCACCATCTCGCGTGTTCCCACCAGGTTCACCTCGTCCAGGAGCTCGTCGGGCACCGCATGAACGGCGGCCATCCTGTCGCCGGCCAGATACAGATCCTGGACCCGCCCGGCGGCCTCGGCAAACCCGTACCGGCACGCAAGATCGTTGTAGAAGTTGCGACCCTTGGCACCCATCCCGCCGATATAGAGGGCTGCTTGGGGGCGGAGTCGATCGCGGGCCGCAGCGAGATCGTGGGAAATGACAACCGTCACGCTTGGCACAACGTCGAACGATTTGCCGGGGTCGGACGCCTTCGCCAACCCGGACGCAAGGCTTGGCCCGA from Acidimicrobiia bacterium includes:
- a CDS encoding SH3 domain-containing protein — encoded protein: MTTPNGKGRSYVVVAAAVTLLVAAGWFASKALGGPAAVTVGPNESIPATAPTTAPTPSTTQPPSTTAPPTSTTLGTTETTIESTTTTTLGPDTTANIGWYVVGVAPGDVLNVRAAPTVNAEVVGILRPNQDEIFVLPMAANPIGGTTWYGVRLPSGVEGFVNSRYLAHPNQWDAGIKASPCTAQTATGSATASTPATGDATAVIGLFQFQTATCDRYVIVLGTTDGASFETGDILGGGDVVVTSGKTRVSVSLPPGVVDVVPQATNADFKLALALTVVPVGQPERLEVRFLHEQGRVAGVTVLSNPARVVIDVAETPIGAGLDFRPVIETGNTVLEHPVHQSVENVGISGGFTVVGYARWFESQGYATVLTRDAQDPTTITWSGPSLVASEGGFASLMAPYQPTWGEFMLSAAVAPGSYRLFIGDDCMNSIDDTVRPCGVTESFEILP